The Helianthus annuus cultivar XRQ/B chromosome 11, HanXRQr2.0-SUNRISE, whole genome shotgun sequence region TTGTCACACTGGCTGAGCTGAGCATCAAATCGTCACGAGTATTAGGTTAATATCTAACTTGAAAAATAAAATTCGGTACGTAGGACTGTATATAGCTGTTAAAAGTGTTCAAGGACTCTCTACAACCTTAGTCTATACACCCAGCATAATTCTAGCAAGTCTCTCTAAACAGTTAATTAACCTGATAACAGTATATTATGCCAAGCTTGAATGTTCGTTTGTATTGCAAAGATTAAAAGTTGGTCTGGTATTTTTGTTTAGGATACAATAGTGCTCTGCAAAAAGGAGGCATAGCCTAAAGCTTTTGTCTAAATCCATCATGTTGTGCTTTAaacatatgttttttttttttttttcacaggGAATAACCTGCTTTAGGTTCCGATCATGGCTCGAAACCATCGATATCAGCACGGTTTGTACCATGTACAATGCTCCACATGCAACGAGAAAGTATACCCACAAGAAGGTGGGTCGATGTGCTTCGTCTGCAAGGATTGTGAAGATGTGATGCCTAAATTCAAATACGCGTTACATTGAATTATTTCTAACCTTCACATGACTGTAAATTTTCTTGGTATTTATATAGTATGGATTACTCACATATCACCTTAGGCTTGAATTTGTCAGTTTTTTTTGTACATAAATCGTTTTACTTGCTTTGTGTGGTTGTATACCTGAGAGAAAAACCTAGATTTTGATGGGAATACAAATAGAAATGCAACCAAAACATTTAACGACCAAGGTTTAgaataaaattttatattttgtgATAACCTAACCAAATTTGATGTatttttaatagttttaaatTGTAATAATACTCAAGCTCTGcatttataaaaatcatataattTTTTTCAAACTTCATAAGTAACCTTGCTTCTTGAAAATCTTATAAACCTGACTTGATACAATGGTATGAAGGGTGTCCAGATCCTCATCTTGTTGTACTTTGTGCATGGATACTATTTCATTGTTGACTTGTACGGTTCGAACCATGAATGCATATTAAGTTGTGGCAACGACTAGGCCTAATGACAATTTGATTTTGTACTTGCCGTTATTATGGATTAAAAAGAACTAATTATTTTTTGGACCTGAAACAACCATACTTATACTATATTATACTCTATTATATTACCTATTGAATAATACTCTATTGTAAACCTCCTTTTTAATAGCATTGCTAACATCACTCAACCATGAATATGCTTGCAGGTACAGTGTGAATGCTATTATCAATGATTCTACACAACCCACAGAGGTTGTGTTCTTCAACGAAGGCATGGAGGCACTACTGAAAAGAACGTGCAAAGAGCTCATAACAAAAGAAGGCTACACCGATCCGAAAATCCTACCAAAAGAATTGTCCTTAATGATTGGTCATTCAAGAATCATGCATCTTCCGCTCAGGAAGGAAAACAATGTGGTGGTGACTATTGACTAATGTCACAGAGACTGAAGCAGTAGCACAAGAACCACAAGCAGCACAACATGTTATTGCATCTGCATAACCCCCAACAACTCCCAATCTGAAGTCTTCCCACATGAAACGTCCTcataggggatcataaggtaggTTAACAATGACTTTAAACACGCCTATTAGAGGAATAACTAACAATACACTGCTTTTATCTTTTGTTCAAAACCAAGTCATAGCGTGAAGAAGGCGCATGACGAATGAAAACCATCAGAAGTAACTTTTTGGATCGTTGCACATAACGAAGTCTAGGCAGCTAAAACCCGAAACATGCCATCGCCGCACAAAAACGTGAATATCACAATCTATTTTGCACGACTTATCTACATAACACACTTGGTGTTAGTATGCTAAGTTGTAAATAACTTAAAGCACTTAACTTTTTGTATATCCTTAACACGTAGATGATGTGACTATGGAATGTTGGTGTAACAAACATTTGGGTTTTATTAACTATGATATGTACGAAAAGATTTGTGCGACGGGTGATAAGAAGATAAAGTTAAAAGGATAAGATAGAGAGAAAATATGATGTTGacaattaaaattaaattaaaattaaaattaaaatctaTAAATAAGCAACAAGTTTAAGCATAGGTTGTTTGTACCCTTAGCtttgggtgtttttcaaaaaaaaattgggtgcTTTTCAAGTTGCTATGTTATGTGCTTTTTGAGAAACAGAGAGAGGTGCCAGCAACAAGTTTAAGAGAAAAAGGGAGATtcggaagagagagagagagagagagagagagagaggtctCCGACGGCAGGTTCCCGGCACGTGTAGATGGTGGCGGCTCAAGGGTTTTCAGTGGTTTAGTTCAGACATAGCGGATCTCCGGCGACCGGTTTCCGACATCCTAGCCGCCTGCAACATATCTGTTGTTGTACTCTGGTTGCTTTTTGCTCAAATTCTGTTTGTTtcttttatgttttatttaattgCTGAATTTTTTGATTTCGCCTTAGGTTGGTATGTTTTTACTCAGGTGATTGGTTAATCTGTGCATAATTTCTGTGTGGTATGCTTTCATTTTTCATGTAGGTATTGTTAATGGCTTTTACCTTGTCGGAGGTGTTCAATTTTGTGTGTAGTCGATTGTTGGATTTGGGGTTTAGGGTTATTCTTTTAAGTATTATTTGCGTTTTTTTTTGCGATGATTAGAAGATAGAAAGATAAATGTAGCGCATTGGTAACTAGGGATGAACATGTGGTACAAAATACCGATACCATACTGGTTGTATTCGATATCGGTATTACGTTTTACCATTTTTTCGAGATCGGGATTTTCGGGATTGGTACCGGTATTTTTTTGGTAATACTGAATTAGTACCGATTTCCCACTTATTCCTATTTCCCACCCATAATTCAAGTAGAGTGGTGAACTGTAATTTAGAACTAAAGTGTAAGTCTTCTCATTATCAATCCAAATCAAATTCCAAATTCTCATAAACAAAACATGACGATCCTAACATATTTGTATGTTAAACTGAAACTGCTTAGCATGTTAAACTGAAATTGATACATTtgtattaataataaaatattaaggataataataataataataatagaacaTTAAATCTTAACAAATTTTGGCCCATATCAGAAACagaaggtttttttttgggtaaagggttacccctgAATACTTGCATTGGGTATGTTTGTGCATGAACAAGGACCTGTCCTAATATGCAAAAGGGCCAGTTCGGTCTGTTGATGTAAGAACCATGGACCATGGCTGAGGTTTGGGGTCACCTTAACCTTACGACTTGATGGTTTTACAACACAAAGGATATTTTTTAACCGGCGTACTTAATATTCAACATGAAAGCTATCATACTTAATAATTTACATTTGAGCAACAACATAGTTGTTAGTTGAtcctttataaaaaaaacaagtgTTAGAATTTGGTATCAAATATGAATTAAAAGAGAATGACAAATAGATGACAGTCGAATGCTTTAATTTCCCTAACCATGTTCTTCAAATTTCCATTATTCTAGGGGGGTTGGTTccggtacaaaccatatttatcgtacaaaccgtaagaacagatcctagcacttaaaaaaagttaaattagcacataccaaaacaatacatacataaaagtagcactACGAACTgtattagcacatgaaaattaatcaagataattgattttagcacatatttgaatgatatcagcacttttcttaatcagcacattgaaaacaaaagaaagatccaaataaagaattaattgttTGTTCGTATATTTATAgggaattcaatataattgatattatttaggatattattttatcatttctctataattggttGGATGCCACGTGccactttttaaatggttcttacagtttgtatgCGAAATGTGGTTTTTATTTGATCCTACTCCCATTATTCTATAATGTATATGCCTTAACTTTTTTGCAAATCTTGGTATCCAAAATGGGAGATAGAGCTGGTTGATGATTTTGGTGCCAATATATCAATTTAAGAATTCGGTACCAACCGGTATCATACCGAAcaaccggtaccgtaccggtattttcgatacggTATTCGGTACCAACTTTTCATGAATATCGGGATCGGTATCGGTTCGCTACCGTTCTCATCCCTATTGGTAACTGGTGGTGAAACCACGGTAAGTGTTTCCTCACTTACATGTTCCACCCATTTGATAGATCGGTCGCGGAAGTTCTAAAAAGTCGACCACAACTACACACCCACCATGTGAAAGGAGTGTATATCTGACATCATTAACGTCATCTCCTCTCATTTTGTTATCGTAATTTTATAGACATAACTAGCTGGTTTAATTAAGTACTAAAATTATACAAATTATACATTTTCTATAAACCTAAATGCTTCGACCCGTTACATAACCAATATATATTTCAGTTGTGTAAATAGTGTCTGTGGATGTAGGTGTTTTGGCATGACTTAACTTTTTGAAATTATTAGGTTATAACAACTGTTAACTAACACTTAACAATgctttattatatataaaatataattgaCTAACTGTAGTTACAACTAGAGTTAGTTTGCAAGCTAGATGGGTCAATGATAGCACATGGAGTGAAACTCATTTTTCTACACATATTATGTCTATGCATGTTATGTTTAATCGGTGTTCTTACTATGATTTTGTTTGTATAAGTTTGCTATCTTGTAGATCCAGATCAACTAGAAGGAGGCCAGTCTAAATCGAGGGCCAGAATGTATCTTTTATACACCTTTTAGGAGTTTTTCATTTCACGATTGTAGGTCACTAACCTAATATTGTGCAGGATACAGAAGGCACAAAGCGCACGACTTCCAGTAGCAGTGCAATGAAATCTACAAATGATAGCGCTTTATCATCGAATTCGACTAGAGTTGTTCCTGTTGGCCTTAGCTTAGGAGAGAACTGTATGTTGGTTTCCGCAGGTTTCCTGAAATGTGCGACAAACCTTCATGGTTGCACTGGAATCGATTCTCATATTTGTAGCTTGGATATCTTGGATTTCTGTCTTTCCATATTGTCAGCTTTATGTTTTGTTTACACTGGAATCGATTTTCATATTGTCAGCTTTTACAGTTTGTTGAAGATGGTGGATTAAAGAGTTTTTGCTGCCACTGACTTACCAGCTGTCCTTTTACCTAATGAAACCTTTTCTTTAGCTTTTGTTCTCTCGGCTGATGTAATATTTTTTTAGGCTTCAACTTTGGTTTCGGTGGATTTAGGTGCGTTGTTGCTTTCCAGTGGCCTGTCACAAGCGGTCAGTTATTTTATATGCATTATGCATGACTCGTCCATCTTATTTGTGAGGTTAAACTGAACACGAACTAAGTCTTTGGTGTAGGAACATGTGTCATATCTTAGGTTGAGAACGGCCAAGGGGATATTGAGATTAGGTGCTGGATAACATCTGGCATGCTTTAAGCATGTGGTGTACATAATAATTCTTGCTGACTTTTATTCATCAAGTCACGGCAAATGAAAATGTAGTGGCGAGTTTCGTTAGTGTATGCtgtttagttatatatatatagatgatCATCAGACTATGTTTCTGCTACATGAAAGGTGTAATGTAAACCACTACAAAGATTTGATTCTTTTGTAACTTTGAATGAGGTAGATAGATTCTAAGGAGGGTGACATGGCTAATAAACATTGTGCTCATTTCATAATCTGGGGACAAACATTTCATATTATGGACATCTTTATTTTAGTTTAATGAGGTAGTCTCAACGCCCTTACAATCTGCTCATTTCATTGTCTGTGGACAAACATTTGATATTGTAGACATCTTTGTTTTAATTTAATGAGGTAGTCACAACATACCTTACAATGTGCTTATTTCAGAATCTCGGACTGCTCGGTTTAACGCGCCGCAACGCGCACGGGGTTAAAATCTAGTTAATAGTGAGTTGGTAAAGTAGTCCACTGAACCAAGAGAAAGCCAATTTGTCTTCCGAACAAAACTACTTATGAACTCCGCtttaattatttaaataacaaaatagaCCCCTAGGTTTAAATTAAACTTTAAATATGTCGTAACATTAAGTAttagcaaatggtatcgggtcaATATTGGTTTAGAATCGGTATCGATTTTTCTGAACCGAAATATTTTTAGTACTGATTTGGTACTGACATTTAGCGTTTTTGCTATCGGTACCAAACTGTACCGTACCAGATATTTTCTGTACCGTAACATTTTTTGGGTTTTTCGGTACCGGTTAGTATCGAGTTCATGCGTACGGGACATAACATTTCATATTACTATATTATAAATCATAATCAACTAACTTGGTAGATGATTATTTTGTTGTTTAATAACTTAACTAATACAAAATTGTTTTTGTTTGCTATACACCTTTAAGTTGATCAATATATATTGTCAAATTTAACGTATTATTAAGTAAATATGCATaaatagttttacgatatcgttAAATATACAACTATACAAGTGTGAGTTTCTTATCTCGGACCCATTTTGAGCGGCTTAATTTAAACCCACCCGTTCCTGCGCAACTTGATTTGAGCCGACCCAATTTTGCGCACCGATTCATAAAAACTTTGAATCTGTCACGGCCTGTTTTTTCTACTCGCTCCGAGTGCTCAAATTTTTGTACCCTCCAATTACTGTTGAAAATCTGAATGAAATATTCTGGATAAAATAGCTTCTCCAAATTTCACTCCACTGCCTACCATCTATATATTTGCAATTTCCGAACGTTTTGAATTAGTGAGTTgagtttttcttttttcttttttcaaacaCTTGTTGGTACCACCAACATTGTATGTTTTGCTTCCGATGGATTGCTTATCTAGGAATTCACAAATTTGTTTTTGATTGCTCTGGTGGAGACTTCCTAGAAAATCACGGATCCTAGTTCTTTATCTACTTCACAACTAATATTCGTCCAAAACGTGTTGGCGATTTAATAGGCGTGGCATTCCTTATGAACCAAAATCTCTCCTATCCTTAATCAATTGTGTGATTTTCCAAGGGTGTTACAATGGGTCATGTTAATCTTCTATGTATCTAAGACCAATGAACGATGTGATTGGTCTATGAATCTACTTATATGGGTTTGGGCTCAGGAAAGTCTCGGGCCTATTATCGCAGAGATGCCGACCTGGTAATGAGTTGAGCTTCGTAGAAATTGAATTCTAGTTAGGCAAGAAATTGTTTAACTAGTTGCGACTAATGTGGAGCCTAACGGATTCTAAGCTTGAAGTGGGATGGGTCGATTAACACAGTCATTCACATTGCCAACTGATGACTAATTTAACGGGTTTTATGATTCGTTGGTCTACTTTTATGACAAATTCACATTGTCACCTCCCGGCCCCTGCTGGTTTTTCCGCTCGTAGTGTTAAATTTCAccgaaagtttttgaaaaaatatatttttgtagtgtaaaatattggatttttaagaGCCCGACCCCCATCAATTTGGATTTTAATAGTCCAGCCTCCACCGAGTTTTCGTTCAAGCTCCGCCAATGCATAGAAGATAAGCATGGCCCTCTGAAGCACCCAACACAAATCCCACATCGGCTATGCCTAGAACAGATTCTTGATTCATAAGGAATGTCCCGCCTCTTAAATTACCTACGCGTTTTGGACGCATTGGCCGTGGAACACATGAAAACATCACAGGGACAAGTATAAGGATGTGTGACCTCCTGGAAAGTCTCCATCAGGACAATAAAAAACTCTTCTATGAGTTTTCTAGATGACCAACTATTCTATGAGTTTTCTAGATGACCAACGACCCATCAAGGACAAAGCAGACAATATTGGTTTCATATATAATGTATAAAAAGATCTCTAAAGATCAACAAAAAGCATAAGATATAACATAAAAATAACTGATGACGAATAGAATTAAGGTGTGCGGGGAGGATCACCGTACAGGGCGCATGATTTCAAGTGGCacttgtatttttttaaatattatatatatctatataggataatgctTGGTGAAAAACCCCATTTTTTTAAGAAACTTAGCAAACTGTATTTGTGGCTAGCATGTTGCCACGTTGATCTGATCTCATGAGTTTAACTTTTACATGAAGGTTATATTAGTAATTTTCTTTAACCCCTAAGAATTATGAGATGACCTCTTCATTAATTGCCCATCAGATCGTACATTCACAATCCCCCATATTTCTTTTTCATATTTCCCTTTTATCTCTTCTACATCTCTCATCAGAGAATCATCAATCTTCATATTTACACCACAGTAGCAAGCATCTCCATTAATATCAatggagacaaatccaccaaccTCTGAATTAATGTCGCCGGTCCGTAGTTTCCCAAACCGGTTCTTTTGCAGCGACTTCCAAAACGATGAAGAATTTAATGCTCCAGGTTTGTCCATATATAGTTTACTTACTAACTGTTCTAGAAGATCTGTTTTTCCTTTTTGTCTTTTACAACTTTTTAATCTAATAATCCAACCTATTATGCATGGCCATGTTCACGTGTTGCATTCGAAGCATCTGCATACACTTATATGCATGTTGATTGTTCTCGGTCATCTGAAGCCCCTGTTAGATCCCCGGATGTTTTGGTATCCAACAATTTCATGAAAAACGCGGTTATTGATGACCAGGATATGGATATTGATGAAGGTTTGTTTTTTCTTACACttttcttgttttatttcttCACTAGATATGTCATCTTTCAAACATTTTCTATAATGTTCACATGTAGCATCCCAAGATTCCCAGATGGAAGCCATGACTGTTGCTGTTTCTGGATCATCTCATGGTCCTTCTATGTTTGCTGAATCACCACGCGGCCAGTTAGACGGTTGTACAATGGACAATGGGATCCCACTTTATTTTCATATCACACATTTTATAACTTGTATTGTCATGCCATTTTATTGCAGATTCATAACTTTTTCCGTTTTATGGTACAGGTCCTTCGAATCCATACTTTGTTTTTGATACCCCTCAGGGAACCCGTTACTGGATTCCTAATGTTGCTGATAAGTTCATACCGGTGTGTGGCAAAACTTATCCAACCTTTCAGGATGTTCTTTCCATGTATGAACTTTATGCGCTCGAAGCAGGTTTTTCTGTTAAAAAAGGTCAAACTAAAGTCTGGAATGGAATTCCCACACACAAGTATCTCCGATGCTCAAAATATGGAAAACCCCAACCAAAGCGGACTTTTGACACCCTAGATGAATCTTCTGTTAAGCACCGGAGGACCACCTTCTCATGGTGTGACTGTAAGGCAAGCATACTAGTATCGATATCGAACGATTCATACACAGTCCTGACTTTCAATGATATTCATAATCATGAATTTGTTGAGAGTTACAACCGTGATCTTAGTAAGATATCACGGAAACTGTCATTCTCCACGAAACAATTCATTCATAACATGAGTCTAAACCGCATCGGACCAATGAGGTCTTATAGATGCCTTGTAGCTTTAAAAGGAGGGCATCACAATGTCAATGGGACACCGGTCGATTTTAAAAACTTTAGCCACCAGCTGCGAATTTTTATTGGTGAACGCGACGCACAAGTTTTCCTTGAACGCTTGCGTGAGCGTTATGACAACCTACCCAACTTCTTTTTTGATTACACCGTATCAAACGGAAAGTTGTCCTCTGTATTCTGGGCTGATGAGATTTCAAAGCTTAACTACAAAGCTTTTGGCGATGTCCTAGCGTTTGATGCAACTTACAGCACAAACAGGTTAGCCCCCCTCCCCTCTAACATATGTTAGGCCTGATCCCCAAGTATCCAATTTTAACCCCAAAAAAGTTGTTCATATTGTTAacatcaaatcaatttttttgttCATAGGTACAAGATGGTTTTTGTGCCATTCACGGGTGTGGATCATCATTTCCAATGTGTTACATTTGGAGCTGGTTTGATATCAACCGAGTCAATTGAATCTTACGTGTGGTTGCTTAAGGCTTTCTTGAAGGCACACGGTACTCAACCAACTCTCGTGCTGAGTGATC contains the following coding sequences:
- the LOC110887392 gene encoding uncharacterized protein LOC110887392; the protein is METNPPTSELMSPVRSFPNRFFCSDFQNDEEFNAPASAYTYMHVDCSRSSEAPVRSPDVLVSNNFMKNAVIDDQDMDIDEASQDSQMEAMTVAVSGSSHGPSMFAESPRGQLDGCTMDNGIPLYFHITHFITCIVMPFYCRFITFSVLWYRSFESILCF